The following are from one region of the Dermacentor albipictus isolate Rhodes 1998 colony chromosome 5, USDA_Dalb.pri_finalv2, whole genome shotgun sequence genome:
- the LOC135909260 gene encoding uncharacterized protein isoform X1: MTSNKRPKAHPTEDYSKDQAKREIPILLPQDERHRTYKVAVAMAMIRSKPDNVSADDYVRKLAEDLRNSEARLSDVCKSLEDDVIHLRQKIALMSVRGGIRSEPLAFRRESWKNSTEKLSITAERIGQHWVFLENYLSVASNAALFDQGGVTDVEELTLRSANNLLRTLRKSAPIGFVEMELSNKALSTLADMCDDRRSAVAPSLRAAVVGFVTDSVNEIVEQDAIDYRRLENIASWVGSLASGQAFTLAITRHLLDKLLQFASFIGTLQEDQQGPEAEHFDRSFFLLQCTENAVASLKQVSPLDCCELSETAKALADFSFKCQETQPLFAGYLYEVVRGLKKSLTSRETNKQRVKKIVPLVRNRIVLDNTAVDTCVTLCNLKMP; this comes from the exons ATGAACGCCATCGCACGTACAAGGTTGCTGTAGCGATGGCAATGATCCGTTCCAAGCCAGACAATGTTTCGGCCGACGATTACGTCAGAAAACTCGCGGAAGACTTGAGAAACAGTGAAGCCAGACTATCGGACGTATGCAAAAGCCTCGAAGACGATGTGATCCATTTGCGGCAGAAAATCGCGTTGATGAGCGTCAGAGGCGGCATTCGTTCTGAACCACTCG CCTTTCGTCGTGAATCGTGGAAGAACTCTACGGAGAAGCTTTCAATCACAGCAGAACGCATCGGTCAGCACTGGGTGTTCTTGGAAAATTACCTGTCAGTCGCGTCCAATGCAGCGCTTTTCGACCAGGGAGGCGTCACTGATGTCGAAGAATTGACGCTTCGCTCTGCAAACAACCTCCTGCGGACGTTACGCAAGAGCGCACCGATCGGATTCGTCGAAATGGAGCTGAGCAATAAGGCACTGTCTACTTTGGCAGATATGTGCGACGATCGACGCAGTGCTGTAGCGCCTTCTCTCCGCGCAGCTGTAGTGGGTTTTGTCACCGACAGTGTGAACGAAATCGTGGAGCAAGATGCCATCGAC TACAGGCGCCTGGAAAATATTGCAAGCTGGGTGGGAAGCCTTGCCAGTGGGCAAGCTTTCACGCTTGCCATCACCAGACATCTTCTGGACAAGCTGCTTCAGTTTGCAAGCTTCATTGGCACGCTACAGGAAGACCAGCAAGGCCCAGAAGCAGAGCACTTTGACCGTTCATTCTTTCTGCTACAGTGTACGGAAAATGCTGTTGCATCACTAAAACAAGTTTCGCCCCTCGATTGCTGTGAGCTCTCTGAAACGGCAAAAGCGTTGGCGGACTTTTCATTCAAATGCCAGGAGACGCAGCCACTGTTTGCAGGTTACCTATACGAGGTTGTAAGAGGGCTGAAAAAGAGCTTGACTAGTCGCGAGACCAATAAGCAACGAGTGAAAAAAATCGTACCATTAGTGAGAAACAGAATTGTTCTAGATAACACAGCTGTTGACACCTGTGTGACACTATGCAATCTTAAGATGCCCTAA